A segment of the Campylobacter showae CSUNSWCD genome:
AGCGACCAAAGCTTAGTAAATTTAAATCCGCGATGGAAATAAACATCGCAAATGCACTAAATTTAACCCCGAGCCGCATAAACGTAAAGGCCACTACGACCGAGAGGCTGGGCTTTACGGGGCGAGGCGAGGGTATAGCCGCTACGGCGTCGGCGAGTCTAAAAATTTACGACTGGACGCAAAAATAAAACGACGAAAGTAAAAAAATGAGAGTTTTGATAATAGAAAACGAAATCTACCTAGCCCAAAGCATCGCCTCGAAGCTAGAAAATCTAGGCTATGAGTGCGAGATCGCAAGGAGCGCGGCGGAGGTGATGAAAAGCGAGCCTGAGCAGAGGGCAAAGGAGGGCGGCAAGGACGTGCACTTTGACGTGGTCCTGCTCTCTAGCGCATTTGCGGGCGACGAGACGCTAAAAATCATACAAAAATTTAAAGACTCCGTCGTCATCCTGCTCATCACCTATATCAGCAACGACACCGTCTCGATCCCGATACAAGCGGGTGCAAGCGACTACATACAAAAGCCGTTTATGATCGAGGAGTTGGTGCGAAAGATCAAGCATTTCGAGGAATTTAGGCGGCTGCAAACATTTATAAAGACCTATCAGGACTACTTAAACTATCATTTTAAGGCGGTTTCGGCGCTAAATTTCGACTTTAAGCGCATAAAGCTGCCGCTTCTCATCAAATGCAATAAAATGATAAACGCCGATAACTTCGTTTTTGAGTACGCAAAGGCGCTAAATTTGAGCTTTAAGTACGTGCCGCTTGAGCCTGGTATCGACGTAGAGGCAATAGCCGCGGCAAATCCGCGCACGCTTTTGTATTTTTCAAATTTTCAAATT
Coding sequences within it:
- a CDS encoding response regulator encodes the protein MRVLIIENEIYLAQSIASKLENLGYECEIARSAAEVMKSEPEQRAKEGGKDVHFDVVLLSSAFAGDETLKIIQKFKDSVVILLITYISNDTVSIPIQAGASDYIQKPFMIEELVRKIKHFEEFRRLQTFIKTYQDYLNYHFKAVSALNFDFKRIKLPLLIKCNKMINADNFVFEYAKALNLSFKYVPLEPGIDVEAIAAANPRTLLYFSNFQILRQETKNQIVSLAAKRKLIASSTNLNEETPMETLNITSDEKNFQIDEILTIDDYIKHIIVNYQDKYPDTELSKKLGISRKSLWEKRKKYDVVKKK